Below is a genomic region from Scyliorhinus canicula chromosome 5, sScyCan1.1, whole genome shotgun sequence.
GATggcttggggctgccccacaataggaaacctcattgaccagccggcgaaacggagcatcccgctggcggggtaaaacagaaatgtggcgcggcggggcagagaatacaGCCCTGTGTTTCTCCTTAAGATCACTGACTTGAAATTACCCATAATTTGGACCATCTCTATTTATAAACATTATTGTATGAACAAGCACTGTAAAATTCTGAATTTGTCACTTTATTCTGATTTGCTAAATATCAGTTTGTACATATAAAGATATTAAAAGATAAATAAGCAAAAACTACTTGCATACAATTGTAGACAAATACCTACAAACCATTTATTATTACCAGTAATTCACTTGAGTGTAAAGGGTTTTCATACTACTTTAATCTACTCTAGAAAAGAAAAAGGTTCTTCCTTCTGACTGCACAGGTCTAAAATGCATGCCCAAGCAATAATTAAAGTCACAATAATTAATATCTAAATTATATGTGCTTCAAATTCACAACTATAAAAGACTCAAACAAAAATACAGCAAAGATTGTAGGAATGGATGGTTATCAGATTTTGATAGATATAAAGGACTCCACTTGTGGGGATAACTACACAATCCAGTATTCCTAGGAAGCATCAAAATATGGAATCACTCCTAATGTGCATATTTATAAATGAAATTTAAACGAAAACATTGTTGTAACATGTTATGCAAATTCTTATTGGAATAATTAAAACAGGTGTTgtacacagtttaagaataaaaaTGTTCTGTGCATTTATACGCTTGAATTCTTTTAAATAAAATAGCATACAGAATATAAATCTTTCCTGTTCTGATGAAATAATCCATCCTATGGGTCATTCAAGAGAAGTTTTGACTTCAAGTTAATAAAAGGTGAAGCTGCTTCTGTTGACAGTGGAAACTCAGTATCTTGCAATTATCGTTCCAGGTTTCAGCAGCGTCCGACATTCCCTGATCATCaatgtattcttttttctcccagatACTGGTACAAATGAAACATGTATCAGGCTGCACAACTTATCCTGGTCAGCAGATATTTCTATTAAGGGAATACCCATAGGCGTGTTTATTCTGACTTTTCCAATTCGAAGTTTGTGGAACTCTTACCATATCTTACAGTGGAATTggagtcattaaatgttttcaagaaagagatagatatatttttgataaaAAACGGGTTAAAGCGACATAGGCAACATGaagagatctgccatgatctgattgaatggtggagtaggctcgaagggatgaattgcctatttctgctcctaattcctatgttcctaaattgATATATTTGTGAATTTTGGACTGGGTAACGTGAAGGACAGATGGAAAAAAGGGGCGGCAAGTAATAATTCATCCAATAAATTACAGTGTTAGAATCACAGAactgacaatgcagaaggaggccattcagcccatcgtgtctgcaccggctcttagaaagagcagcctactcaagtccacacctccaccccatccccctaacccagtaaccccacccaacactaagggcgattttggacactatgggcaatttaggatggccaatccaactaaccggcacatctttggactgtgggaggaaaccggagcacctggaggaaacccacgcacacacggggagaacgtgcagactctgcacagacagtgcggAGTGTTAAATCCCTACTATTGCTGATAATTATAGCACATCGACTGAGAATTAAAACAAATTCAGAAATCTCAAATATGTTGCCTCAGTATACTGTTCAATGAAGTATCATTGCAACGAATCGATCCAACCACTTTTAATGTCAGTCAGATTTACACATTCAAAAGTTCAATGGGCGGTGGTCTTAATGGGATCCTTCCTAGTGTGAACTTCTTTGCTTCAAATTCTTGTAGGTCATCTACTGAGAGCTCTGTCCGGGGCGTGTACAACTTATCATATCCACTGACTGAATTATTACTTCCAGCAATATTTTGGGGCTGAGATACTGATACTGCAGAGCACCCAAAAGCGTTTGGTGTTGTTGTTACATTACTCCCAAAAGCATTTGCTGTTGTTACATTGCCCCCAAAAGCATTTGGTGTTGTTGTTACATTGCCCCCAAAAGCATTTGGTGTTGCTGTTACATTGCCCCCAAAAGCATTTGGTGTTGCTGTTACATTGCCCCCAAAAGCATTTGGTGTTGTTATTACATTGCCCCCAAAAgcatttgttgttgttgttgttacgTTACTCCCAAAAGCATTTGGTGTTGTTGTTACATTGCCCCCAAAAgcatttgttgttgttgttgttacgTTACTCCCAAAAGCATTTGGTGTTGTTGTTACATTGCCCCCAAAAgcatttgttgttgttgttgttacgTTACTCCCAAAAGCATTTGTTGTTGCTGTTACATTACCCCCAAAAGCATttgctgttgttgttacattgccCCCAAAAGCATTTGCTGTTGTTGTTACAGTGTTTCCAAATACTGAGGTTGTCGGTGCACAGGTAGATGCAGAACTTCCAAACCCGGGGGAAGCTGTCGTTGGGTTGCTTCCAAATGGCGCAGAACTTCCAAACAAAGAGGGACCAGGAGTAGAACTGGTTGCAGAAATACCAAACGCACCAGAAGCTGAAGCTGATGTGGACGTGGGAACTGCAAATGTTGATGCGTTTCCAAATGTTGAACTGGCAGGTGCTGAGGAGCATCCAAAGCCTGATGTTGTTGTGGTATTGCCTAATCCAGCACTGGGTTTGAAACTAAATGTTTCGCTGTTTACAGAGTTGGAGGCAAAACCTTTGGAAAGAAACAAATTCAAATAAGATGTATTATTTCAGTAAACCACCAGGGAAGTAGATCTCTCAAATCAGATACAAGTGCACAATCACTTTATTTAAAACTTATTTATTAAGTAAGGGAAAGTTTAGGGTGTTCCAGAATAAAATTTCCAAGGGTTTTGTTGACTTCAACAATACTTGCTGCACTTCACACAATTAGTCTAAAATCTTCCCTTTTCTTAAAAAAGTAAGAACCAATTAGAGATGGTGAATTTCAGTACGGCACTAAAATGAGTTATCCAAGCTACAATTGCAATgataaaaaatttaaatttttccaattaaggagcaatttaacgtggccaatccacctaacctgcacatctttactgGAAAAAATGTTGTTGCATTCCTTAAAGGTTAACTGTCAATTGTATTTTCTTAGTACAATAGACCTCTTAAAAACCTTATCTAGTCAAAGCAAAACAATTAATGAAGCATTAGCAAGGTGACCAGAGCCATACATCAATTTTCTGGCTTTTTAACCAGGTGACAGCCTGTAAAATGACACAGAAAATAAATTAACACTATACTTTTTCAGCAATTAAAACAGAGGGATTTCCAGTCTAGAAAAGCACTTTCCTGTA
It encodes:
- the LOC119966141 gene encoding nucleoporin NUP42-like isoform X1, giving the protein MPVCKFFLEGRCRFGDNCWNEHPRGVGRGQPNTASRGTWGNQFQKHQSPSYIQPPSFYRPASTWGSGGRDVERRGFGSADPGKKATSSSGSFLQNRFTTLSSEDQDREVENLLEIVRKDIEAWEISNQWLFSCYSVAKEYACVSGLVDISPEELRMEYYNSRTGGSLQNYADSIQQLSNQQRNRMLEMKKPNSSVRSSMSAELRKPNQQKPETRFGEMQTSNFGASGFASNSVNSETFSFKPSAGLGNTTTTSGFGCSSAPASSTFGNASTFAVPTSTSASASGAFGISATSSTPGPSLFGSSAPFGSNPTTASPGFGSSASTCAPTTSVFGNTVTTTANAFGGNVTTTANAFGGNVTATTNAFGSNVTTTTTNAFGGNVTTTPNAFGSNVTTTTTNAFGGNVTTTPNAFGSNVTTTTTNAFGGNVITTPNAFGGNVTATPNAFGGNVTATPNAFGGNVTTTPNAFGGNVTTANAFGSNVTTTPNAFGCSAVSVSQPQNIAGSNNSVSGYDKLYTPRTELSVDDLQEFEAKKFTLGRIPLRPPPIELLNV
- the LOC119966141 gene encoding nucleoporin NUP42-like isoform X2 codes for the protein MIDLPSPQPSSSVPASRGTWGNQFQKHQSPSYIQPPSFYRPASTWGSGGRDVERRGFGSADPGKKATSSSGSFLQNRFTTLSSEDQDREVENLLEIVRKDIEAWEISNQWLFSCYSVAKEYACVSGLVDISPEELRMEYYNSRTGGSLQNYADSIQQLSNQQRNRMLEMKKPNSSVRSSMSAELRKPNQQKPETRFGEMQTSNFGASGFASNSVNSETFSFKPSAGLGNTTTTSGFGCSSAPASSTFGNASTFAVPTSTSASASGAFGISATSSTPGPSLFGSSAPFGSNPTTASPGFGSSASTCAPTTSVFGNTVTTTANAFGGNVTTTANAFGGNVTATTNAFGSNVTTTTTNAFGGNVTTTPNAFGSNVTTTTTNAFGGNVTTTPNAFGSNVTTTTTNAFGGNVITTPNAFGGNVTATPNAFGGNVTATPNAFGGNVTTTPNAFGGNVTTANAFGSNVTTTPNAFGCSAVSVSQPQNIAGSNNSVSGYDKLYTPRTELSVDDLQEFEAKKFTLGRIPLRPPPIELLNV